ttttactcaaacataaacctctaaatagcaaaatcagagaaagtgatgcagaaactgaagcggtctcttaattttttccagagctgtatatgcaaaaGCAATTTGGGCACTGCTGGACAGTTGAATTAGCATGTTTTATCAATGTCTTGGCATGCAGATTCAGCAAATTCCAGATTCCTCTTCCAGTACATGCTGCATTGATCTGCCAACAATGCCGCATCACTAGGCAGCTAACAACACACTTGGAAGAAATTGCTGGATCCTCAGCTCTGATAAATTGGCCAAAAGACACCTGTGCTGGAAGCATCATGGCCCAATGGAAGTGATTCATGGAAAGAACATGGTCACTTGGGCTCTCtctggctctggcagctgatgctgATGCTAAAGCAGCATGACCCCCGATTCAAAGTTGTGATAGAAGAACAAAACATGCAATTTGACCAACAATGCCCAGACCTTTGCATTTGACCACATACCTTAGAGTAGGGGTCACCAATTATGCCTCCCCACAAAAGCTATCACCACTCGGGTTTACACCTAAATCGCAAATCTAACAAATACACCAGGAGTAAGGCTGGTGTCCCCTTAGGTCTTGCAGCTTAGAACAACTTTCTTATacagtttctttttccatttaaaCCAAATTGCTTTTCCTTTTTCAGTGGCCATGAATATTTAACAGTGTCTTATTTGCTACTCAAACATGTTCCCActacaagaaagagagaaaattgtGGAAGAAAATGATCGTGTTTTCTTTAATCCTGACTGAAGTGCATCCAAACATAGCTAATCTCACTAGGCTCaactctcgcttgctctctcgctctcaaaCCTGGAAAATGAACAAACAATTCCAACacccatgcatacacacacacacccacacacacattcatacacacaccacaaccacccttTAACACCGCGAGCAGTCGCATTTGTACTTAATTAGAACCTCTAACCTCTAGCACAGAGATGACAAGCGCTGCAATTACGGTTTCAAACCCCTAAAAGCCCAAGAGGTCAGCCGTAGCTTGTGGCTGGAAACTTCTGCGGACTGCAGCTAGCTTGCAGTGGACTATTCCCATAGTGCTAACTGCACAAGCTAATTCGGTTCCCTGCATTGAGAACCAGGCCTTCCTGGCAGAGTTCCAGTCAGGGGAGATCGTGATACTCCCCACCATTGTTCATTGTCGCCTTTGCTCGCCCTTGCTTGCTCTAGTTGTGCTTGGCCCGGCCTCCTTTCAGGTAGCTTTTCCAGCGCTTGACGAAGTCCCTGAAGATGGGAGAGTTGTCTATGGTGCCCAGCAGCTGCAGCTGGttgatgtgtgtggtgtggtagTCCCAGCGTGCCAGATTGGGCGCCGTGCCCAGCATGAAGTGTCGAAGGTCATAGATGGTGCCCGAACCCGTGTCGTACAAGGGCACCATTGCCTTGAGTGATTCCATGCCTTTGCTGTACAGCTGAGAAGCTTCTCTTCCCTCTTTGTCACCCGCAGTCTGTGTCAGATCGAACAGGCCAATGAGGGAGTAAATGAAGCCATTGAGGACAAAGGAGCTGGGCGTGGTTGGATACTCCTCATACCAGTCGTACTTGTTCATGAACACGGCTTTCACGCCGTGCTGCTCTGAGGGCAGCTTGTACGGACCCGTGGCCTTAAGGGCAGCCTTGAGGTACATGTCATCCTTAGTCAACAAGTACGCCCGCACCAGAGTGGACATAGCCTGGCCCTGCGCCATGGCCGAGTACCACCCTGGCTCAAGAGGCCGGAAGCCCTCGCCCAGCTTGCGAGTTACCATGATAGGCCACCCGCCTCGCTCGTCCTGGTTGCGCACCAGCCAATCGCTGGCTGCAAAAAACGCAGCCATGTGTGAAGTGGTGGAGATGGTGATGTTGTCAATGGCCCCCCGACCTCGCAGCACAAGCTTGACCACCCGCCGTGGCATGGTCTTAGTGGCTTTGACCGCTTTGGTGTTCGACAAGCCGATGCCCTTGCGGAGGTCGGTGAGGAGGTCGCGGGTGACCGTCGTCCAGGCTGTCCGTGGGCCGATCCCGTACGTGATGTCCCGGTCCTTGAAGGCAATGAGCTGGGTGGAGGTGACGTAGTGGATCACGAAGGGCGCCCCCTTCTCTGTCGTTTCGAGGACAACCGACACGCTGCCATTGGAGGCGAACTTCAAGTCGAAGGAGATGATGAAGTCCTTCGTGTTGCCGAGTGGAAGAGAGATGCCTTCAGAGTTTTCTGTCGAACAGAAACAGAAGCAAAGAGTTGTTAGTTAAAAAAAGGACACAAATAGACTCAGAATAAAGTCCTGTGTAGGGCTGAAAGTAATGATCatttttggtagtcgactaatctgatttttttttttttctttgattagtcaacgattatttctgagatgtcctccatctctaaaaacgacagaaaaaacagctgaacatgagatttaaaatgcatttcattttctagatgttgtttaaacatgttttggagacacagactaagttgtcTCCCactgcacttctgtccccagcacattgtgtaatgcagcactgttacaaattaacgattagtcgacaattacatttgtagttgacaattttaaataatcgacattgacgattatatcaactaatcgctgcagccctagTCCTGAGGGTCCTGGGTTCACATGTGTCACCGCCCCCATTGGTTAATTAGATTGAGAAGAAGCCACAGCAGGAGAGAAGGCACATTTCACATTTGGCAGAGATCCTAGTATGAGGGAGAAAGGGAAGGAGTTTGAGGAAAACGCTTCAGAAGAGCAAAGGTTCCAGAACATACTCATCCCTGCAGAAGACATTAGAGAGATTCAAGTTGAGCAGCAAGCCTTAATCAGCCTTTCTAATAATCAGTCTTATCTCTTCCTCAATCTAAGGCCGCTGAAGTGCACACTCAGTGCCTTATCTAAAATGCAGCTCTCTCTAATAAGCCTGGATTATACTTAAGCATCTGTTTTTGCCTGCTGTTTCTTTCGCTGGCAACTTGAAaaggtttcttaaaaaaaaaagaagtatgcTTCAGCGCTTCTTCTTAgatagacatgaaacctaaattCAGACTGATGATTGATTTTCCTCcctaatttggaaggccaattatccCACCTACTCATGAGGAAGAGGACTCTCAATATCACCAGTAATGCCCCCAAGGCTACGTTAACATTCCCAGACGgaagtgactcagatctgattttttcatggctgtgtgaatgtgccaaattagattttttctatttttttggacatgaatgtgaacagtcaaatcagaattcatgcgtcttttttacacttttacgcatgcgctacgtgcttctctctcgtacccacacatctcttggtgcagctatatctgcaaaaaaacagcaaaagcaaaccgcctttttttttttttacctcctggacctgagcaagAACTTCCGACCAGCTGtctactctccactccagcaaaagatgatccacatatgagctgctaactcatccatttctctttataaagctatgagtcgtccATCAATtatgaaggttttttttgttgttggtgaaggagacgtttatacactgGGTATCAATGTGCAGAATGTGAGacagcgtttcagggacagatttgttcacattgcacacagatacagatcacttccatttgtgaatgtgaacagtcaggtTAGCCAAATtcaatctgagaaaaaaaacattactggtACATTactcccacccagagagaacaaggggCACAATTacgctctctcggactctggttgctgatggcaaGAAACATGACCTGAAATTCAGGTCTATCTACCCGGATTGATTTTCTTAATAGTCTGGACAGCAAGAACCACATGAAATCAGTTTTTGGGGGTGTTTAAAATGCCATTATAATCAGATTAGTAGAGATGCATCTCAGTCTGGATGCTCAATTTGGATTTCAACGCAAAAAATCTCATTAAATCCAGAGTGAGGATCCAAGTGTGAGAAGAATGCTAAAGGTTAGTTAATGATGCCAAACTCCATACCACAGTAACCCACGTAGCTACGCTTGTGATGTATGTACACACATCTtttctgatcacttgcaaataacgGTGCGGAAATAACCGTCTCAACATCTCAACAGATCAGACCTGGAATACAGTCTGAACATAGCTTAAGAAGCCGTGaggaataaaaaaacagagagccTAAGAGAGGTAAAAGAAAAAGATCAGCAGAAAGAGGTGAGGGATAATTTTAGGGACCTTGTGGAGGACGGTCTGGCTTGTGCGTGCTTGTGTAACTGTTTAATGCACTCAGAATTCCATTACTTAAGGCAATGTAGAGAGTAAGTGG
Above is a genomic segment from Astyanax mexicanus isolate ESR-SI-001 chromosome 23, AstMex3_surface, whole genome shotgun sequence containing:
- the glceb gene encoding D-glucuronyl C5-epimerase B is translated as MRCLAARVHYKTLIVICALLTLVTVVLWNKCTNDKAFRFMPRAPQLPPSPRAEGLQQQPQPPEPPPVVGGVRYEEIDCLINDDVTIKGRREGGEVYLPFSWMEKYFEVYGKVVQYDGYDRFEFSHSYSKVYAQREQYNPSGVFMSFEGYNVEVRDRVKCISGVEGVPLSTQWGPQGYFYAIQIAQYGLSHYSKNLTERAPHVEVYDTAEERDSKPSAWSVPRGCSLTRSFDKTRSSSVRLFNTPPENSEGISLPLGNTKDFIISFDLKFASNGSVSVVLETTEKGAPFVIHYVTSTQLIAFKDRDITYGIGPRTAWTTVTRDLLTDLRKGIGLSNTKAVKATKTMPRRVVKLVLRGRGAIDNITISTTSHMAAFFAASDWLVRNQDERGGWPIMVTRKLGEGFRPLEPGWYSAMAQGQAMSTLVRAYLLTKDDMYLKAALKATGPYKLPSEQHGVKAVFMNKYDWYEEYPTTPSSFVLNGFIYSLIGLFDLTQTAGDKEGREASQLYSKGMESLKAMVPLYDTGSGTIYDLRHFMLGTAPNLARWDYHTTHINQLQLLGTIDNSPIFRDFVKRWKSYLKGGRAKHN